The DNA window ACGGGAAATGTTTTCCAACGATCCGTAAATCCCGAACCCTCCGTTATTGAATAGTCCGAACAAACGACCATTAGTTAACTCAATCACGTGTTCAGCTGCTCTTTTGACGCTTTCTTTATCATCCAAGTCCAATTCTATAGGCTCTAAACCTAATTCACGCATATGTGCCAAATCCGCAGACTTGCGACAAGCAGCCAGGACACGATAACCGCGTTGATGAAGGGCTTTGGCGGTGGCTAATCCGATACCGCTGGAACAGCCAGTAATAAGAACTGCTTTTTGCATAACTTTACCTGTTAAATTACATCAGCTTACTGAAATAAATGATTTACTATTAATTAATGAATATTTTTACTTATGGGTGATATATGCTGACAGTTTGCTGGACATCCAATCAGCAATAAAAGGTTGTGCGGTTTGATTGGGATGCAGCCCATCATCTTGCATCCATTCTGGCTTGATAGCAACGTGCTCCATAAAAAATGGCAATAAAGGGATTTGATTGTGTTTTGATAAAGAAGGGTAAATTTTGGCGAAAGATTCGGTGTAGCGTTTTCCATAATTCGGCGAAATATAGATTTGCATCAATAATGGGTTAGCGTTGGCTTGTTTTACCAAGGTAATGATCTTTTGCAGATCTTGTTCTATTTGCCGGGCCGGAAAACCACGTAAGCCATCGTTCGCTCCGAGTTCGATCAGAACCCATTTAGGATTGTGTTGTTTCAGTAACTCAGGCAGACGTTCAAGCCCCTGTGCTGCGGTATTACCGCTGATACTGCCATTAATGACGGTTATTTTATTACCGGATTGCTGCCATTTTTTTGCCATTAGGGTGGGCCATGACTGCTCAATGGGCAGGCGATAGCCAGCACTGAGACTATCTCCTAATATAAGTAGAGTATCAGCCGCCACTGCTCTGGCACTGCATAGCACTAACAAGAAAAGGAAAAGTACATGGCTGTAGAAAGTATTCTTGAAGTTCATAATCTCATTAAACATGTTGGCCAAGGGGAACAGGTAATTAATATATTGCAAGGTGTTGAGCTACTTGTCGAGCCGGCACAGACAATTGCATTAATTGGTGAGTCAGGTTCAGGGAAATCCACTTTGCTGGGCATTATTGCCGGTTTGGATGATGGCAGTTCAGGGGAAGTGCATTTGCTGGGACAGAATATCAGCCGTATGGACGAAGAACAGCGGGCACAATTACGGGCAGAAAATGTGGGTTTTGTTTTCCAATCGTTTATGTTGATCCCCACCCTGAATGCGTTGGAAAACGTTCAGCTCCCGGCACTTTTGCGTGGAGAATCCGAAAGTCATAGTCGCCAGCAGGCTATCGAATTACTCGAACAGTTAGGATTGGGAAAACGGCTGAAACATATGCCGGCCCAACTTTCGGGTGGAGAACAGCAACGGGTTGCATTGGCCAGAGCATTCAGTACTCGCCCAAAAATCCTGTTTGCGGATGAACCGACGGGCAATCTCGACCGTCAAACTGGTGACCGTATCGCAGATCTGCTTTTTTCGCTCAACCACGATTATGCTACGACACTGATTCTGGTGACACATGATAATCAGCTTGCAGCCCGCTGCCAGCGCCGTTTGCGTCTGATGGATGGAAAATTGCGGGAGGAAGCATGATCTGGCGTTGGTTTTGGCGTGAATGGCGTACACCATCGCTATTGATTGTCTGGTTGTCCCTGACGTTAGCTGTGGCGTGTGTATTGGCATTAGGACGTATTGGTGATCGCATTGATCAGAGTGTCCATTATCAGAGCCGCGATTTTCTGGCAGGCGATCTGGTATTACGTGCATCGTATCCTGTTGATGGATCCTGGCTAAAGCTGGCTCAGGAAAAAGGATTGACATTAAGCCGTCAAATCTCATTTTCAACCATGACTTATGCAGGAGATATTCCGCAACTGGCTCAGGTTAAAGCAACCGATGAACGTTACCCGTTGTATGGTGAACTGGAAACTAATCCAAAGGGATTAAAGCCAGAGAAAGGTTCTGTACTGGTTGCTCCCCGTTTGCTGGCACTATTGAATATTAAAGTCGGGGATAACCTTGATGTCGGGGATACCACATTGAGAATCAGTGGCGAACTGTTGCAAGAGCCGGATAGTGGTTTTAATCCATTCCAGCTTTCTCCCCGTATTTTAATCAATATTGATGATGCCAGAGCGACAGGCGCAATTCAGCCGGGAAGCCGTTTGACTTATCGTTATATGTTTGCTGGTTCGCCAGAGGCGGTTCAATCATTCCGGCAACTGATCGATCCACAGTTAAAAGCGGATCAGCGTTGGTTGACACTAAAACAGGATAATGGCGCGTTGGCACAATCCATCGAACGTGCCCAACAATTCTTGTTGTTGTCGGCATTACTGACATTATTGCTGGCCGTAGCAGCGGTAGCCGTTTCCATGACTCACTATTGTCGTAGCCGACACAATCTGGTTGCGATCCTGAAAACACTGGGAGCAGGGCGTTGGGCGTTGCGTCAGTGGATCATTGGGCAGTGGTTGGTGATATTGCTTGCAGCTACGACAGTCGGTTCCATTCTGGGGCTGGTTTTTGAATCGCTATTGATTCGGGTACTGGCCACTATGCTACCTAAGATGTTACCGGAAGCAGGGATGTGGCCGTGGGTATGGGCGATTGGAGCGCTGTTCAGTATTGCTCTGCTGGTGGGCATTCGGCCCTATCGCCAACTGATGGCAACTCAGCCATCAAGAGTATTACGAAGCGATGTCACCGCGTCTATCTGGCCATTACGTTATTATCTGCCTGCGGTAGCACTGCTGGTTACTGGTGGATTAGTCTTATTGGCAGGAACTGAGCCACTGTTATGGTCATTGCTGGCAGGTATACCAGTTGTTGCATTGTTATTAGGCATATTGGGCTGGAGTGGTTTGTGGTTACTGCGCCGTATCACATTTCGCCAGTTGAGCCTGCGTCTGGCGGTCAGCCGACTGTTGTGCCGCCCATTCCAGACGATGACACAATTAGCAGCATTTTCACTTTCCTTCATGTTATTGGCACTGCTTGTCATGGTGAGAGGAGATTTACTGGGACGATGGCAGCAACAGTTACCACCAGATAGCCCGAATTATTTTCTGGTTAACATGACTCAGCCGCAAATTGCTCAGGTAAATGATTTATTGGCAAACTATAAAGTGAAGCCAACGGAATACTATCCTGTGGTGTTAGCACGTTTAACAGAAATTAATGGGCAGCCGGCAATTGAATGGGCTGATGAAAAGCACCCCAAAAGTACAACAGTACGCCGTGAACTCAATTTAACATGGAAAAAAGAATTGCCACCGTTTAACACCCTTGTGGAAGGAAGCTGGCCGCCGAAACCCAAAGAAGTTTCTATGGAGCAAGGGGTTGCAGAGCAATTGCAGATTAAGGTTGGAGATAAATTGACTTTCACCGGGGACACCCGAACTTTTGCGGTGACAGTCAGCAGCATTCGCAAAGTGGATTGGGAAAGCCTGTATCCGAACTTCTTCTTTATTTTTGCCAAAGAAACACTGGAGCACCAACCGCAAACATGGTTGACCAGCTTCCATTATGAGGGAAATGGAAGATTGTTAACGGAACTGAATCGTCATTTTCCAACAATCAGTATGCTGGATATTGGCTCTATGATTAAGCAGATACAAGGTATCTTGCAGCAAGTTAGCCGGGCGTTGGAAATTATGGTTGTGTTGGTGATGGTCTGTGGTGGATTACTTTTATTGGCACAGATTCAGGTTGGTATGAACCAACGACAGCTTGAACTGGTAGTTTATCGAACATTGGGAGCCAGTAAGAAACTGTTGCGTCGTACATTGTGGAGCGAATTTGTCTTGCTCGGTTTTATGGCAGGTTTGGCTGCGGCATTTGGTGCCGAAATTGCACTTTGGTTGTTACAGACAAAAGTTTTTGATTTTCCGTGGCAACCGCAGTGGCTGATGTGGCTCCTGTTGCCGATTATCAGCAGTCTGTTGCTTTCATTGTGTGGTGGTTGGCTGGGTATCCGGCTATTGCGCAGACAAGGACAATATCGACGTTTACCAGAATAACGTTTACTAAAATAAATAGCACATTAGTTGTTCATGGGAAGCTACAGAATCAGGCTTCCCATGTTTTGTGTCCGTGTTTTTCAAAGTAACATCAGCCAAATTCAGCCCTCAATTTCGGCAGGATTTGATCGCCGAATATTTTCAAGCCTTCAATATAATCAGGAAATATCAACATTACCCCATCCAATTCACAGGTACGCAGCAAATCCGACAGTTGTTTATAGCAAGTATCTGCTGTTCCGATAGCAGTATGAGTCATGAAAGCGTTTTGAGATCTTTCTACCATCGCATTACTTTTTCCATCCACATCGACACCAAAACTGTGCATCATATTTCTGACCGCCTCTACATCCAAACCCTGACGATAGAATTGAGCAAGGGTTTCGGCATAAGCATCACTTTCAGCACAAATGATTGTACACATGCAAAATGTCTTGGTTGTGGTGTTGTATTCTGAGGCAATGCGTTTGGCGGTTAAACTGATCCTGCGGGTCTCTGTTTCATCTTTACCGCCAATGAAACAGACATCGGTATGGCGTACACTGAAACGCAGGCCGCGTTCGGACTGGCCGGCACAAACTAAATAAGGGCGAGGGTGTGAAAGAGGTTTGGGGTCAGAGACACACTGTTTCAGATTGAAATACGCTCCTTGATAATCAACTTGTTTTTCGCGCCAAAGCCGTTTTATCAATCGCGTCCATTCCTCTGTCATAGCATAACGTTGATCGTGATCCAGTCTGCTGTCCCATTCCCCCATCTGTTCAAATTCATCGCGGAATGAGCCAGAGACAATATTCAGCCCGGCACGCCCTTGACTGATATGATCCAAAGTAGCGATCATTTTGGCAGTAACCGCCGGATTGTGCAGGCCAGCATGAACCGTTGCGATCAACTTGGCGCGATGAGTTACTTCAGCAATGCCAGCCATCATGGTGACAGATTCGAGTGAACTACCCCAATGATCAGTTTCACCGCCAAAACCGCGCCATTTTCCCATGGACATAATGAAATCAAGGCCGATTTGATCGGCAAGAATAGCCGCCTCACGGTTTTGTTTATAAGACGAATCCAATGGCGGCGTGTTTTTGGAAATAATCCACCCACCTTTGGCAATAGGCAGAAATACACCGAACTCTTTCTTTGACATCACTATTTCCTTATTTGTGTGCTGTTTCAGGGTATGGTAATCATTATTTAGCGAATTTCGTCAGTGAGCTTCTCATTTTCGACTGAATCGTCTCTCATTTTTTGGCTGGAGGTTTCATCATCAGTGTTACAACTAACACGACAAATACAGGGATAGCAATGATGAGAAAAGCCCATGTAAAACTACCGGAATAATCTTTTATGGCACCGGCAAAGAAAGGTGCCAGACACGCCAGAGTAGAAATCAGGTTCATGATCGAGAATAGTTCCAGATAAGGCTTACGGCCAAAATAATTGGCGAGCAGGACACTGGAAGCGAGGAAAGTCATACCATAACCCATGCCGACAAACAGTGTGAAGGCAATCAGGAATGGCCATGAAGAGGCGATACTCAAGGCGATTAAGCCAAAAATAATGATAGCCAGACTGCCAACCAGCAGTTTTTTGGGATCAAGCCACTCTCCTATGGCACCACTGGCCAACCTTGAAAAAGCATTGATGAAAGCCATAGAACTCAGTAACCCAGCGGCAATCGCTTCACTGAAACCATTTTCGATAATATGGGCGACGGCAAAGCTATTCACCGTAATACCACACCACAGAAACGCCGTATAGGTTGCGGCAATGATATAAAATTGCCATGTGCACAGTGCTTGTCGGGCTGTCCAGAACTGCCTGGTACGATAAATACTGGGGGGATTTTCGCTGTTGTGCTTTTGATTGACTGCCTTAGCATGAGCCATTTCCTGTTCTCCTTCCTGAAGAACAAGAATGGTCAGGATAACAAAAACAGCCAGAATGACGGCAGAGATCATCCAGTGCATTCTCCACGTTCCCCAGACACGGGTTGCCAGAAAATAGATCCATGGGCCAATCACGCCTCCCAGTCCTCCAATCGTAAAATAGAAACCGAAAGCAAGGGACTGTTTTTCATATAATCGTGAAATAACATAGGTGCCGGGCACGGTTGCCAGAAAAGTAAACCCGACCCCAATTAAAGCCGTTCCGATAAAATACGATGAAATAGTATGCGTGTGATAAAGGTTGTAGAAGCCAGCCAGAAAAATCAGCAGGCCAATAAATAGCGTGAAGCGAACGCCAATTTTGCGAATGCACACCGTTGGCAGGAAACTGGATAACCCGCAAGTCAGGCCAAGCAGAGTGAACCCCAAACCAGCATCAGTCCAGCTCCAGTCCAGCTCGTTTATCATGCTGGGCAGGACAACACCCAACGACGTAAAGGTTGTTGCTGTGGACAAAAAATAAACCATGCCTAAAAGTATCAGCAAAAACCACTGATAAGTACGTCCGAATTTGTCGTGTTGAATGGACATTGTGACCCCATCAAGGAATAAACCATTAAAAACGGTACTATCTTAAGTGCTTATTAAAAAAAGCTGTATCGAATAAATATCCCATAGCTAAATTGGTTTGTGCGAAAGTAAGACGTATCTTTTATTTTGTACTTATTTTTAACCGGATTGATGACAATACCTGTCCACAGATGACCGGGTTGATACCCCAATTTTTTCCCCAGGTCATAATGTAACTCTGGTTTGAAATCAAACATCTCTGGATTATCGCGCCGTCCCAGTGTGTAGTCGAACGTTCCTGCAATGCGGAAATCCCCCAGACGATTACTGAAAGGAATACCATAGTCGATGTGGATGCGTTGATCGTTCCAGTTCCCTTTTGCGTTGTTTTCAAAATAAAAAATGGTTCGTAACCAACTGAACCCATCTACCTGCCAGTCAAAGCTGATACCGGGGAAATAGTCATATTTTACGTTTTTAGTTTTAGCAATCCACTGAGCAAACAGCACATCTTTCAATGGGCCATAGGAAAAGTCATATCCTGTCATTTTGCTGGCACTGAGTCTGGGCACAAATTTATAGTAATAGGTGCTTTTATCGCCTTTATAATCATTTTGCAGTGAATTTTGCCAAATACTGTAGACATACATATCACCAATTTTGTAATCACCGAAGGCTTCAATGATAGGCGAGAGGGTTTTCTCAGGGGCAACTTTATTTCCGAGTTGGAAATAAAGGCTGGTATCGATTGATTGAAAATTGACAAAAGCACTGGCTTGCACAGGTGACGAAAAAAGAAAACATAAGGAGATGACAGATAAACCGGTACTTGTTGCGGTCACAGACCTGAATGTATTGTTTATTCTTTGCTTCCTTAGAAATGGCACTTAATTTCTCCTCGTTATTTTATGGGGAATTAGGTGAATTCCTCTTTATCCTTTAACTTAATGTTATAATTAGCAAAATGCTAGAGTTAAAATCAGCATTTGGTTGTGATGAGTGGTGTAATCAATTTTCTCTATGTATTTATTTACTTGAAAAGTATGTAACTCTGAGGGGAATGTTTCACCATGTTTACTTTGATGAGAAAGATACCTACTATAGCAACTGACCGCTTTTCTGAGAAATTGCACTTAATTATTAGGCGAATCCGCCGTTTAATATAAATCAGATTAATTTTTCAATTAATATCAGTGCTGAGATAAATATTATGTATACAGGAATTGTACAAGGTACAGAAAGCGTATTATCACTCAATAAAAAAGATGGATTCAGCACAATAGTAATTAGTAATGATAATCATTTTTTTGATGATATTGCTATTGGAGCCAGTGTTGCTATTGATGGCACTTGTCTGACTGTCACTCAATTTAGCGAAAATAAAATCACTTTTGATATTTCCGATTTTACTGCTGATACCACAACGTTAAAGTTTCTTTCCATTGGGGATAAAGTCAACATTGAACGCTCACACCAGATGTATAAAGAAAATGGGGGGCACAATCTTTATGGACATATAGAAGGGATTGCTGAAGTAGTAGAATTTACTGCAACAGGTGAAACTTATCGGTTGGTTATTCGGATCCCCCAAGACAATATTAAATATTTTTTCTTGAAAGGTTTCATCGGACTTCATGGCTGTAGTTTAACTATCAATGGTATTGATGAAGAGAATAAAACCATTGCCTTAAATCTGATCCCTGAAACCTTAAGATTAACCAATCTCAGTAAGATCAAAGTAGGGGATTTCCTTAATTATGAAATCGACCAAACCACAAGGACTATTGTAGATACACTATCCAGAATGTTATTAAAGAAATAGCTTGTTGCAGTTGACATAAGGAGTGGTAATTTATTTAAAATGATTACCACTTCCTGCGGTTTTCTTCAGTTTAATTTGTCTTGTGCCCATTTCAGGCCAGTTTGGTACTCTTCAGGCAATAACGAGCTTAATGTTTGTAGTGCCGCTCTTAATATATCTCTGTCAGAATGAACCAGATTCAGATGCCCTACCTTACGCATTGAACGAACTTCCTTATCATACCAATGTAAACGAACGAGCGGTAAGCTGAGCCATTCAGGATTTATTTCTGTACCGATCAGATTGACCATCACTGAAGGCGCCAATATTTCCGGTTGAGGCATAGGTAAATCGAGAATTGCCCGTAGATGAAGTTCAAATTGACTGATGGAAGCACCATTTTGTGTCCAGTGACCGCTATTGTGTACCCGTGGTGCCAGCTCATTAATCAGCAAATCATTACCAACAATAAAGCACTCCATCGCCATGACACCAATATAATTCAGATGCTCCATGATAATGGACAGCATTTTTTCTGCTTGTTGTTGTAGTTGATGATGTGAATTTGGCAAAGCAACACTTGTACGTAAGATACCTTCCTGATGTAGATTATGGGTCAGTGGATAAAATACCGATTTTCCCTGAGCGTTACGGGCACCAACCAGAGAGACTTCCCCTGAAAATGGAATACCTTGCTCCACAATACATTCACCGTAAATTTCGGGCGGCAATTCAGCTTCATCACCCGGTCGGATACGCCATTGGCCACGGCCATCATAACCCCCGGTACGACGTTTAACGATAATAAAATCACCTAGTTCGTTAAACAACTGTGGCCATTGGTTGGGATCAGCCAGTACCTTCCACGGCGCTGTCGCCAACTCAAGACTATCCAGGAGTTGCTTTTGTGGCAGGCGATCAGCCAGTTGCGGAAAAATATCACGGTTAATAAAGGTACTGTGATGAGCGAGTTCGCGGGTTAAGTCCGTCTCAGGCCAACGCTCAATTTCAGCGGTGATGATACTGCTCTGATAGGGAACGGATTCTGGTTCAGCGTTCAGCCCAATCGGATAGACCGCTATTCCTAATGGTTCACCTGCCTGACGCAGCATTCTACCCAATTGGCCATTACCCAGAACACAAACAGGCTTCATGCTTCCTCCCGAGGGTCTGGATTATCCAGAACATCCTGAGTTTGTGTCTGACGCCACTCTGACAGACGTTGGAACAGGGCAACATCATGTAATGCTAATACCTGAGCCGCCAACAATGCTGCATTTGCTGCTCCCGCTTTGCCGATAGCCAGCGTACCAACCGGAATGCCTTTTGGCATTTGTACGATGGAATAGAGACTATCAACACCACTCAACGCAGCACTCTGTACAGGGACACCAAATACAGGAACTAAGGTTTTAGCTGCCAGCATTCCCGGCAGATGGGCTGCGCCACCTGCACCAGCAATAATTACATCAAAACCGTTTGCTTTCGCCTGTTCGGCAAAATGAAAAAGTTTATCGGGTGTTCGGTGCGCCGAAACAACTTCAACATGGAAAGGAATACCAAGGGAGGTTAAAACATCGGCTGCATGTTGCATTGTTGCCCAGTCGCTTTTTGACCCCATGACAATAGCAATTTTGGCATGATGTGGCGTTTCTGCTGTAAAGGTAACCGTTGTTGTGGAAATAGCTTTTTCGGGATCAGGGCTTGCCGTCATAAATCAGATGCTCCTGTATTGGATGTCCACCAGAACCAAGATCAAAATAATATTGTAAGGCGGTGGATCATATCATGCGAATTGCACAAGGAAAACGTTTGCGTTGTTTGATTCGCCGATTTTTCCAGTAAAAGATCAGAGAGTTCAAAAAGGAAAAAATATCAGTTCAATAGATGCTTCTGTCACTTTAAACATCGAACCCTGATTGTGCCAGGCCCCTAATACGCCACGATGCACAGTTTTATCGCTGATTTGGATATCATGGATCGCTGGACGATGGGTATGCCCGTGGATCATCCAATCGACCTGATATTTGTTAAAGTGTTCAGTAACAGTCTGTTGGTTGACATCCATGATTGATTCGGATTTCTGGCGGTTAGCATATTGGCTTCCGGCCCGCATTTTGGCTGCAATTTTTAGCCGAATAAATAAGGGAAGAAGTAAAAACAGCCGCTGGATCCACGGGGTATGTACTCGTTTACGATATTGTTGATAACCTGCGTCATCGGTGCAAAGTGTATCGCCGTGCAAGATCAGAATACGTTTACCGTATAATTCCAATACCTTTTCTTGCGGCAGCAGAATCAGACCACTCTCTTTGGCAAACCGGGAACTTAACAAAAAATCACGGTTACCATGAAGAAAATAGCACGAAACCCCTTTTTGTTTCAGTGTATTAAGTGCCTGGGCTATTTCAGTATGCAGGGGATTGGGATCATCATCACCAATCCAGTAATCAAAAAAATCACCGAGGATATACAGGCTTTCAGCATGAATTGCATCTTCACGCAAAAAATGTAGAAAACCGGCAGTAATTGCCGGTTCTTGCGCACTGAGATGCAAATCTGCAATAAACAGTGTACTCATGTAACGATTAACTATTCTCTGACTGTGGATATTGTATAAATAATTATTCGCTGACAGTAACACGTTCAATGATCACATCTTCGTGTGGTACATCTTGGTGCATACCGCTGCGGCCAGTGGAAACACCTTTAATTTTATCAACTACATCCATGCCTTCCACAACTTCAGCAAATACACAGTAACCCCAGCCGTCCGGGCGCTCTGAGCGGAAGTTCAGGAAATCATTATCAACAATGTTGATGAAGAATTGAGCCGTTGCAGAATGCGGATCATTGGTACGTGCCATTGCGATAGTACCACGACTGTTCTTCAGGCCATTATTGGCTTCGTTCTGGATAGGGGATTGAGTCGTTTTTTGCTTCATACCAGGTTCAAAACCACCACCTTGAATCATGAAGCCATTGATGACGCGGTGAAAAATAGTGTTGTCGTAGAAGCCTTCACGGCAGTAATTCAAGAAATTTTCAACAGTTACAGGCGCTTTTTCGGCGAAAGTATTAATTACGATATCGCCGAAATTGGTATGAAAAGTCACCATAATAGAAATCCTAATAATAGTTTTGACTGACCCTAATATTCTAGAGTGTTCGGAACAAGGGCTTTTATACCATATCTGTGATCTTGAGTCAGTACTCAGCAATCCCATGTGAACAAGGTGGATCGCAATGCTTGCAAAGCTCACCATATCAAGGTGAAATAGCCCACCTGGCTTTTCATATTATAGTTTATTTATATAGCTGATAAGGAAGCCTATAATCAGCGGATTTGTTCGCTTTTATTACACGTACATCAATTTTTACGGAAAACCCACCGATGCTAAAAATTTTCAATACTCTCAGTCGCCAAAAAGAAGAATTTAAGCCGATCCATAAAGGGAAAGTGGGCATGTACGTGTGTGGCATCACCATTTATGATCTGTGTCATATTGGTCATGGCAGAACCTTTGTTGCTTTTGACGTCATTTCCCGTTACCTGCGTTATTTAGGCTATGATTTGACCTATGTTCGTAATGTTACGGATATAGATGATAAAATTATCAAGCGTGCTATTGAAAATAATGAAAACTGTGAAGCGCTGACTACACGTATGTTGAATGAGATGCACAGCGATTTTGATGCACTGAATATTCTGCGTCCAGATTCAGAGCCACGTGCAACTCAGCATATTCCTGAGATTATTGAATTCACCGAGCAGCTAATTAAACGTGGTCATGCTTATGTTGCAGATAACGGTGATGTGATGTTTTCCATTGACACCAATCCTGATTATGGGCTGCTTTCTCGTCAGGATCTTGAGCAATTGCAGGCGGGGGCACGTGTTGAAGTTGCTGATGTAAAACGTAATCCAATGGATTTTGTGTTGTGGAAAATGTCCAAGCCGGGTGAACCTGGCTGGGAATCTCCATGGGGCTCAGGCCGTCCGGGTTGGCACATTGAATGTTCTGCTATGAATGCCAAACAGTTGGGGCATCATTTTGATATTCATGGCGGTGGTTCGGATTTAATGTTCCCGCATCATGAAAATGAGATTGCACAATCTACCTGTGCTCACGATGGCCCTTATGTGAACTATTGGATGCATTCTGGCATGGTGATGGTGGATAAAGAGAAGATGTCCAAGTCTCTGAACAACTTCTTTACTATTCGTGATGTGCTGGAATATTACGATGCTGAGACTGTGCGTTATTTCCTGATGTCTGGCCACTATCGCAGCCAGTTGAACTATACGGAAGAGAATCTGAAACAGGCTCGTACCGCACTTGAGCGCCTGTATACTTCTCTGCGTGGTACAGATAAATCTGCTCAGCCTGTTGGTGGTGAAGCTTTTAAATCCCGTTTTGCGGAAGCGATGAATGATGACTTCAACACGCCGGAAGCCTATTCTGTACTGTTTGATATGGCTCGCGAGATCAACCGCCTGAAAGCAGATGATATAGTTGCGGCGAATGGTCTGGCGGCTGAGCTACGTAAACTGGCGGGTATTCTGGGTCTTCTGGAGCAGGATCCTGAACAGTTCCTGCAAAGTGGTGCCCATGAGGATGGTGACGTTGCCCAAATTGAAGCGCTGATTAAACAGCGTAACGATGCTCGTAAAAACAAAGATTGGGCTTTGGCTGATGCCGCGCGTAACCAGCTTAATGCAATGGGTATCGAACTGGAAGATGGCCCACAGGGTACAACATGGCGCCGTAAATAATCAATTTTTTCTGAGCCGTCAATATGTCAAAACCGCCCATATATGGGGCGGTTTGTTTTATTACAGCAATATAATATGTAATGTTTTAATTACAGTAATAT is part of the Xenorhabdus cabanillasii genome and encodes:
- a CDS encoding riboflavin synthase subunit alpha, which encodes MYTGIVQGTESVLSLNKKDGFSTIVISNDNHFFDDIAIGASVAIDGTCLTVTQFSENKITFDISDFTADTTTLKFLSIGDKVNIERSHQMYKENGGHNLYGHIEGIAEVVEFTATGETYRLVIRIPQDNIKYFFLKGFIGLHGCSLTINGIDEENKTIALNLIPETLRLTNLSKIKVGDFLNYEIDQTTRTIVDTLSRMLLKK
- the lpxH gene encoding UDP-2,3-diacylglucosamine diphosphatase — protein: MSTLFIADLHLSAQEPAITAGFLHFLREDAIHAESLYILGDFFDYWIGDDDPNPLHTEIAQALNTLKQKGVSCYFLHGNRDFLLSSRFAKESGLILLPQEKVLELYGKRILILHGDTLCTDDAGYQQYRKRVHTPWIQRLFLLLPLFIRLKIAAKMRAGSQYANRQKSESIMDVNQQTVTEHFNKYQVDWMIHGHTHRPAIHDIQISDKTVHRGVLGAWHNQGSMFKVTEASIELIFFPF
- the cysS gene encoding cysteine--tRNA ligase, with protein sequence MLKIFNTLSRQKEEFKPIHKGKVGMYVCGITIYDLCHIGHGRTFVAFDVISRYLRYLGYDLTYVRNVTDIDDKIIKRAIENNENCEALTTRMLNEMHSDFDALNILRPDSEPRATQHIPEIIEFTEQLIKRGHAYVADNGDVMFSIDTNPDYGLLSRQDLEQLQAGARVEVADVKRNPMDFVLWKMSKPGEPGWESPWGSGRPGWHIECSAMNAKQLGHHFDIHGGGSDLMFPHHENEIAQSTCAHDGPYVNYWMHSGMVMVDKEKMSKSLNNFFTIRDVLEYYDAETVRYFLMSGHYRSQLNYTEENLKQARTALERLYTSLRGTDKSAQPVGGEAFKSRFAEAMNDDFNTPEAYSVLFDMAREINRLKADDIVAANGLAAELRKLAGILGLLEQDPEQFLQSGAHEDGDVAQIEALIKQRNDARKNKDWALADAARNQLNAMGIELEDGPQGTTWRRK
- the purK gene encoding 5-(carboxyamino)imidazole ribonucleotide synthase, coding for MKPVCVLGNGQLGRMLRQAGEPLGIAVYPIGLNAEPESVPYQSSIITAEIERWPETDLTRELAHHSTFINRDIFPQLADRLPQKQLLDSLELATAPWKVLADPNQWPQLFNELGDFIIVKRRTGGYDGRGQWRIRPGDEAELPPEIYGECIVEQGIPFSGEVSLVGARNAQGKSVFYPLTHNLHQEGILRTSVALPNSHHQLQQQAEKMLSIIMEHLNYIGVMAMECFIVGNDLLINELAPRVHNSGHWTQNGASISQFELHLRAILDLPMPQPEILAPSVMVNLIGTEINPEWLSLPLVRLHWYDKEVRSMRKVGHLNLVHSDRDILRAALQTLSSLLPEEYQTGLKWAQDKLN
- the ppiB gene encoding peptidylprolyl isomerase B, coding for MVTFHTNFGDIVINTFAEKAPVTVENFLNYCREGFYDNTIFHRVINGFMIQGGGFEPGMKQKTTQSPIQNEANNGLKNSRGTIAMARTNDPHSATAQFFINIVDNDFLNFRSERPDGWGYCVFAEVVEGMDVVDKIKGVSTGRSGMHQDVPHEDVIIERVTVSE
- the purE gene encoding 5-(carboxyamino)imidazole ribonucleotide mutase — translated: MTASPDPEKAISTTTVTFTAETPHHAKIAIVMGSKSDWATMQHAADVLTSLGIPFHVEVVSAHRTPDKLFHFAEQAKANGFDVIIAGAGGAAHLPGMLAAKTLVPVFGVPVQSAALSGVDSLYSIVQMPKGIPVGTLAIGKAGAANAALLAAQVLALHDVALFQRLSEWRQTQTQDVLDNPDPREEA